One region of Scophthalmus maximus strain ysfricsl-2021 chromosome 15, ASM2237912v1, whole genome shotgun sequence genomic DNA includes:
- the atg9a gene encoding autophagy-related protein 9A, with the protein MAHFDTEYQRLEASYSDSPPGEANLLMHVPEGAKSQWHHIENLDLFFQRVYNLHQKNGFTCMLLGEFFELVQLLFVVGFTVFLANCVDYDILFANKFVNHTDSSKVTLPDAFLPVNVCSARIQDNNAFVIFVLIISGVFWLHRLVKFIYNVCCYWEIRSFYINALKMNMSELPYATWQEVQARIVEIQKEHQICIHKKELTELDIYHRILRFKNYMVAMVNKSLLPVRFRLPVFGDCVFYTRGLKYNFELIFFWGPGSLFENEWSLKPEYKRGGNRLELADRLASRILWIGIANLLLCPVILVWQILYAFFSYTEVIKREPGSLGARCWSLYGRCYLRHFNELDHELMSRLSKGYKAASKYMNCFLSPLLTVVAKNVAFFAGSLLAVLIALTIYDEDVLAVEHVLSSVTLLGVCITVCRSFIPDKHMVFCPEQLLRVILAHIHYMPDHWQGNAHRYETRDQFSQLFQYKAVFILEELLSPVVTPIILIFCLRRKSLEIIDFFRNFTVEVIGVGDTCSFAQMDIRQHGHPAWMSEGKTEASIYQQAEDGKTELSLMHFAITNPQWQPPQETTHFISQLKERVHREATGFPADAHQLSLSESEPRSLVANLLTGPSALASVHFGRDSYLANHAAAGVSDGASALRSLSPISSSLHLRGSLSVAHNKTSTMSKAMAGSGTDARTVSSGSSAWEGQLTSLILSEYASTEMSIHALYMHELHKQQSRGELSRHTWHRQESDESSDSLPEEVRSQPNPHSRNFPRSHTFPTTVASPSAIPTSASASRSKTIGQEGGSSHQRYSGPTTDSFGAGGKVVRSARVPMGGWAEDGQAASRHHDPVPEESSEDEMPPQIQKVT; encoded by the exons ATGGCACACTTTGACACAGAGTACCAGCGCCTGGAGGCGTCCTACAGCGACTCTCCCCCGGGAGAGGCGAACCTGCTGATGCATGTGCCTGAAGGAGCCAAAT CCCAGTGGCACCACATAGAAAACCTGGACCTGTTTTTCCAAAGA GTTTATAATCTGCATCAGAAGAATGGATTCACCTGCATGCTGCTGGGAGAGTTTTTCGAACTGGT TCAATTGCTGTTTGTGGTCGGCTTCACAGTGTTCCTCGCTAACTGTGTAGATTATGACATCCTCTTTGCCAACAAGTTTGTAAATCACACCGATTCCTCTAAAGTTACCTTGCCGGATGCCTTCCTCCCAGTGAACGTCTGCAGTGCACG TATCCAAGACAATAATGCATTTGTGATCTTTGTGCTGATCATCTCTGGGGTGTTCTGGCTACATCGGCTGGTCAAATTCATCTACAACGTCTGCTGTTACTGGGAGATCCGATCCTTCTATATCAACGCCCTCAAGATGAACATG TCAGAGCTCCCCTACGCAACATGGCAGGAGGTGCAGGCCCGGATAGTGGAGATCCAGAAGGAACACCAGATCTGTATTCACAAAAAGGAACTTACAGAGCTTGACATTTACCACCGCATCCTCCGCTTTAAAAACTACATG gttgccatggtgaataAGTCACTCCTTCCTGTGAGATTTCGACTTCCTGTATTTGGGGACTGTGTTTTCTACACTCGGGGTCTCAAGTACAATTTTGAgctcattttcttttgggggccag gCTCTCTGTTTGAGAACGAGTGGAGCCTAAAACCAGAGTATAAGAGAGGAGGCAATAGGCTGGAGCTGGCTGACAGGCTTGCTTCTCGTATCCTTTGGATTGGCATCGCCAATCTGCTGCTGTGTCCGGTCATTCTGGTGTGGCAGATTCTCTACGCCTTCTTTAGTTACACTGAG gtGATCAAGCGAGAGCCTGGATCTCTGGGAGCGAGATGCTGGTCTCTCTACGGTCGCTGTTACCTGCGTCACTTCAATGAGCTGGACCACGAGCTCATGTCGCGCCTCAGCAAAGGCTACAAG GCTGCGTCCAAGTACATGAACTGTTTCCTTTCACCACTGCTGACTGTGGTGGCCAAAAATGTAGCTTTTTTCGCTGGATCTCTCCTGGCTGTTCTCATCGCCCTGACCATCTACGACGAGGATGTTCTCGCTGTGGAACATGTTCTCTCGTCAGTCACCCTGCTGGGAGTGTGTATCACAGTCTGCAG gTCATTTATTCCTGATAAGCACATGGTGTTTTGTCCTGAGCAGCTGTTGCGGGTCATTCTGGCTCATATCCACTACATGCCTGACCACTGGCAGGGCAATGCACATAGATATGAGACCCGGGACCAGTTCTCACAGCTCTTCCAGTACAAAGCA GTTTTTATTCTAGAGGAGTTGCTCAGTCCAGTGGTGACTCCCATCATTCTTATCTTCTGTCTGCGGAGAAAGTCTCTGGAGATCATTGATTTCTTCAGGAATTTCACAGTGGAGGTGATCGGGGTGGGAGACACCTGCTCCTTTGCCCAGATGGACATCAGGCAGCATGGACACCCTGCA TGGATGTCGGAGGGGAAGACAGAGGCATCTATATATCAACAGGCAGAGGACGGAAAAACTGAGTTATCGCTGATGCACTTTGCCATTACCAACCCTCAATGGCAGCCTCCTCAAGAAACAACTCACTTCATCAGCCAGTTGAAAGAAAGAGTTCACAGAGAGGCCACCGGGTTCCCTGCAGACGCACATCAACTCTCACTGTCAGAGTCGGAG ccGAGGAGCCTCGTTGCAAACCTCTTGACAGGCCCTTCTGCCCTGGCCTCTGTTCATTTTGGGAGGGATAGCTATTTGGCCAATCACGCAGCAGCTGGCGTAAGCGATGGAGCGTCTGCCTTGCGCTCCCTTTCCCCAATCAGCAGCAGTCTGCACTTGCGAGGTAGTTTAAGTGTAGCTCATAACAAGACTTCAACCATGAGCAAGGCAATGGCAGGCTCTGG GACTGATGCCCGAACTGTGAGCTCAGGCAGCAGTGCATGGGAGGGTCAACTCACCAGTTTGATACTATCAGAATATGCCTCCACTGAGATGAGCATCCACGCACTTTACATGCATGAG CTTCATAAACAGCAGTCCCGCGGAGAGTTGTCTCGTCACACCTGGCACAGGCAGGAGAGTGATGAAAGCAGCGATAGCCTCCCCGAAGAAGTGAGGAGCCAACCCAACCCTCATTCTAGAAACTTCCCCCGCTCACATACCTTCCCCACCACAGTTGCCAGTCCTAGTGCCATTCCCACTTCAGCTTCAGCCAGCCGCAGTAAAACCATTGGCCAGGAGGGGGGAAGCAGCCATCAGAGATATAGTGGACCGACCACAG ATTCTTTTGGCGCAGGGGGGAAGGTAGTGAGGTCGGCCCGTGTCCCTATGGGAGGGTGGGCAGAGGACGGCCAGGCAGCATCGCGACACCATGATCCAGTACCGGAAGAGAGCTCAGAGGATGAAATGCCTCCTCAAATACAAAAG GTTACGTAA